The proteins below come from a single Methanomassiliicoccales archaeon genomic window:
- a CDS encoding DUF3276 family protein encodes MSSEKAEGKELFSQRLVAGKRTYFFDVKESREGVKFLVITESRLVGEKRERSSIMIFQEHLAAFLAALQEILEIAGFRFKTYDLQTIRQHYPKAYAKWAEEEDKRLTEEYQGGKTIEELAKAFQRKPSAIRARLRKLGLLKE; translated from the coding sequence ATGAGCAGTGAGAAGGCCGAAGGAAAAGAATTGTTTTCCCAACGCTTAGTCGCTGGCAAGCGAACGTATTTCTTTGACGTAAAAGAATCGCGGGAGGGCGTAAAGTTCTTAGTAATCACTGAATCAAGGCTGGTCGGGGAGAAGCGAGAACGCAGCAGCATAATGATTTTCCAAGAGCACTTGGCGGCATTTCTTGCAGCATTACAGGAAATTCTTGAAATCGCAGGATTTAGATTCAAAACTTATGACTTGCAAACCATACGCCAACACTATCCGAAGGCCTACGCAAAATGGGCAGAGGAAGAAGACAAACGCTTGACAGAAGAATATCAAGGTGGAAAAACGATTGAAGAACTCGCAAAGGCCTTTCAACGCAAGCCCAGTGCTATCCGTGCTCGTTTGAGAAAGCTAGGATTGCTAAAAGAGTAA